One Bombus affinis isolate iyBomAffi1 chromosome 10, iyBomAffi1.2, whole genome shotgun sequence genomic window, ATGTGTGTAAAATCCACGCCTATGAGGGTGATCTTCAAGGTTACATAATATCTAGAAAGTAAATCAATATAAAGATTAAACTGCCgaatgtattttatttaataaaagagGAACATCCTCCtatttgtataaattaattttattccatgtattttattaaaattttcacaTAAAAATAGTGTCTAGCTTATTTGGAAGTTATTCTGCGCATGCGCAAGCACAGTTGCGCGAAGGTTCCGTCTTCCTCTCCCGATTCGCATATCGTCTCACGTACGCAATTAAGGGACAGCGAGACGAAGTCTTGTAGTTTTCTGCACTTGCGTCTTATAACATAGAACATAAGTAAGTACCGACGAATACCATTATTTATACGTCCTAGATCTAAATTAGATTCCTTATTCATACACACAGATTGCGTGAGAATTTgtaagaaaaattaaatatttgtaaagcCGGCATGAGTTGCTAGTCATGTCGCTGGACTGTCGTTTGGCAGTGTTAAAAACCATTTCTATCAATTTTGTCAATCCATATGAATTTAAACGGTTTGTCTTTCCTTTGTGATTTAACCAATAACGTTTTTTTCATTAAACAAGGATATTTTCGGGTGTGATAATGTAAAATTCAATTCAATTTTGAGAATTAGAAATCGCTGGTTTACACCTTATGTAATACCAAGATAGGTCAATATCACTCCATTTTTCCTCTGTATTATTGTTAAATTAATTGCATATTGTTACttagtatattttcttttttcgtttttcttaATATTGGCATTACTAGCCCCGTAATTCATTCTTTACAATAAAATTTCTGTCAGAAAGTATATACATAGTTAATTTGATATTCATTTTTCTCGcatatgtattaaatattacgaAATGCATTAAATAATTTCCAAGGAAAATTGCAACTCTTACGCTACATGTAGCTGACAATTTTTCATTAACTAAAtctcattttttatttattttgtaattgaaaaatatacttATAAGTTAATTATGACTGACATATCATTTATTGATTGTGAGATAATAACTTGAACTTTTCGATTAATTATCATTCAGATTAGAGATTATTGTTATTTTAGCGCTTTAATGCTAAGCatatttaaatgtataatttagaaaaatgtatttttaaaattcaatattatGTTTCATTTATGAATGAAAATGTCTTACTTACACTTTTCTTTAAATAAagtaaatatttgtattttatatgcatacattatataaatttatgttaTTGTTAATTGGCAAATAATGTCATGTACCTCTTCAATGTTTTTGCATAGATCATGGCCCCaccatcatatagtgatttaggCAAAAGTGCTCGTGACTTATTTTCCAGTGGATACCATTTTGGTCTAATTAAGTTGGATGTGAAAACAAAAACTAAGTCTGGTGTAGAATTCTCTAGTGGTGGGGTATCTAATCAAGATAGTGGAAAAGTATTTGGTACTTTAGAAACCAAATATAATATTGACGACTATGGATTGAAATTTAGTGAAAAGTGGAATACTGATAATACACTTGCTACTGATGTTACTTTTGCCGACAAATTGCTCAAAGGTCTTACCCTTGGCTATGGCTGTACTTTCTCTCCACAAACAGggtaaaatattatatcatttaATTTTATCTGTACCTTATAGCTTACTTATCCCTGCTTTGCAAGTacctaaaataaataattttgaaaaatatgtgaTTGTTTTGTGTTGTAGGACCAAGACTGGAAAACTGAAGACATCTTACAAACATGAGAATGTATCAGCCAATGCTGATTTTGATCTTAGTCTTTCTGCTGGTCCTTTGGTAAATGCATCAACTGTTGTAGGATACCAAGGTAAGGAAAAGATaacatgtatatatttttagtttatggcatatatttatattatttttattattatgtaatattatatcatttctttttttagtaTTGAACTTGAAAAGTTAAATATTGTTCAGATATTTAATAGTTATTATATTGTTGTCCTTATGTGATTTCTTGTAATTCCATTCAAGTCCTTCCCCTTTACATTTCCAGTATCCTGTTATTCCAGAAAAAATGATGTAAGATTGTGTTATAGTAAAACAGAATAGATTAAATTTACTAGGTTATAAAATACTACGATGAAATTGTAGGTTGGTTGGCTGGATATCAAGCTTGTTTTGATACACAAAGAAATAAGCTTACAAAGAATAATTTTGCACTTGGATATACCGCATCTGACTTTACTCTTCACGCAGCAGTGTATGTATAATCGTTATAAATATTCATGACaaaaaataatttgataaaattttcttcattttttaatattctgcTTTTTTTTAGGAACAATGGCTGTGACTTTAATGGCCTCATTTACCACAAAGTGAAACCAGAACTAGAAGGCGCAATTAATCTGGAGTGGAATTCAAGCAACAATGTGACACAATTTGGAATTGCTACAAAATATAATCTTGACCCAGATGCATCTATCAGAGCTAAAGTTAATTCTAATCTTCAAATTGGTCTAGGATATCAACAAAAGTTACGTGATGGTAAGTGATGTTTAATTTGTGCAAAATGTTACTCTAAGAAAGAGACTTTTGGTAGAGTAACAATATTATATTTGATTTTACATTTCTCATCAGTTGTCATAATATATCCATTAAATCATTATACTTTACTGATTATGTTGATTATTTAttgtatacattttatttataaaaagtacTTCAATATTTGACTTACATATTCTTTAACATATTTAGGTGTAACTCTGACACTTTCTACAAATATTGATGGAAAGAACTTTGGCTCTGGTGGTCACAAGATTGGTCTTGCATTAGACTTACAAGCTTAAATATGAATCAGACACAAATGGATTAGATTCACTCAAAAGGTCTTTTCATGGCCTTTGTGTCATAAAGACAGTATCACAGTACATGCTTCAAAGTATTGCCTATAACATATAGATAGGTTTATCCCAAAATAGATGCCACATATAATACGTATAAACATGGTATGGTAACAATATCTTATCATGAACAATACGGTTTACAAATTCTTAACCGAAATAGAAGTGTTCTATTTTTTCCTCTATAATTCTCTCATATTTGATATGGTGCAGCCTTTTACCAGTTCCTGATGAACATGCAGTCTACTGAAATCAAATGTTAATTACTCTGAacttaattataaaaaatatactcaTGGAGTAATGTTGATTGCAAATacgtataaaattaaatacgtATAAAATTAAATGTGTTTAAACATTTctggaaatatatttttcaactcAGTATTAAATGTTACCAAGTTACAAAGTAACTATAAATTCAGTGATTGATTTCAAAATAACAC contains:
- the LOC126921319 gene encoding voltage-dependent anion-selective channel-like, with product MAPPSYSDLGKSARDLFSSGYHFGLIKLDVKTKTKSGVEFSSGGVSNQDSGKVFGTLETKYNIDDYGLKFSEKWNTDNTLATDVTFADKLLKGLTLGYGCTFSPQTGTKTGKLKTSYKHENVSANADFDLSLSAGPLVNASTVVGYQGWLAGYQACFDTQRNKLTKNNFALGYTASDFTLHAAVNNGCDFNGLIYHKVKPELEGAINLEWNSSNNVTQFGIATKYNLDPDASIRAKVNSNLQIGLGYQQKLRDGVTLTLSTNIDGKNFGSGGHKIGLALDLQA